A genome region from Panicum virgatum strain AP13 chromosome 4K, P.virgatum_v5, whole genome shotgun sequence includes the following:
- the LOC120703651 gene encoding CBL-interacting protein kinase 25-like, with protein MAGTKAPPLLMGRYELGKLLGRGSFAKVHHARNVETGEEVAIKIMDKDHLARSGGAAQRQVMREIDIMRRVRHPHVVRIHEVMATRRSIFVVMEFVGGGSLHAYLAHRAGRGVGEGPARRVFQQLVSALDYCHSLGVYHRDIKPDNILVDAAGNIKVADFGLSALADTARREAPLHTICGTPMFIAPEVFLRRGYDGAGADVWACGVVLFALAAGRFPFNHKDTSLYHMIRRCDYHCPPWFSPGLVRLVRRLLCPDPARRIAIPQIKENTWFKKGFKEIPRSLGEPELRDSDSDSDDDSTVSMASSEDLSSPVARAQQCGYGSGMHTSVSAPSLTTLESTGSAAVQGSPRIGRPRSLNAFDIITSSPSLNLAGLFDEPGEQMRFVSAAPVSKIISKLEEIAGPVSFTARTKEYQVSIEGDGNRGTLLVSAKIFELTPELVMVKVCKKAGDTARYRQFCNNELKPGLRGLVDGLPEEGGEPIASN; from the coding sequence ATGGCGGGGACGAAGGCCCCGCCCCTGCTCATGGGGCGGTACGAGCTGGGCAAACTGCTCGGCAGGGGCAGCTTCGCCAAGGTGCACCACGCGCGGAACGTGGAGACCGGCGAGGAGGTGGCCATCAAGATCATGGACAAGGACCACCTCGCCCGCTCTGGCGGCGCCGCGCAGCGGCAGGTCATGCGCGAGATCGACATCATGCGCCGCGTGCGCCACCCCCACGTCGTGCGCATCCACGAGGTGATGGCCACCCGGCGGAGCATCTTCGTCGTCATGGAgttcgtcggcggcggctccctCCACGCCTACCTCGCCCACCGCGCGggccgcggcgtcggcgagggccccgcgcgccgcgtGTTCCAGCAGCTGGTGTCCGCGCTCGACTACTGCCACTCCCTCGGCGTGTACCACCGCGACATCAAGCCCGACAACATCCTCGTCGACGCCGCGGGCAACATCAAGGTCGCCGACTTCGGGCTCTCCGCGCTCGCCGACAcggcgcggcgggaggcgcCGCTCCACACCATCTGCGGGACGCCCATGTTCATCGCGCCCGAGGTGTTCCTGCGCCGCGGCTACGACGGCGCCGGGGCCGACGTCTGGGCCTGCGGCGTCGTCCtcttcgccctcgccgccggccgcttccCCTTCAACCACAAGGACACCAGCCTCTACCACATGATCCGCCGCTGCGACTACCACTGCCCGCCGTGGTTCAGCCCCGGCCTCGTCCGCCTCGTCCGCCGCCTCCTGTGCCCTGACCCGGCGCGACGGATCGCCATCCCGCAGATCAAGGAGAACACGTGGTTCAAGAAGGGATTCAAGGAGATCCCGCGGAGCCTCGGCGAGCCCGAGCTGCGcgactccgactccgactcAGACGACGACTCCACCGTATCAATGGCATCGTCGGAGGATTTGTCCTCCCCGGTGGCGCGCGCGCAGCAGTGTGGATACGGCAGCGGCATGCACACCTCGGTCTCGGCGCCATCGCTGACCACGCTTGAGAGCAccggcagcgccgccgtccagggctCCCCGCGCATAGGCCGGCCGAGGAGCCTGAACGCGTTCGACATCATCACGTCCTCGCCGAGCCTCAACCTGGCCGGGCTTTTCGACGAGCCGGGCGAGCAGATGCGCTTCGTCTCCGCCGCGCCCGTGTccaagatcatctccaagcTGGAGGAGATCGCCGGACCGGTCAGCTTCACGGCGCGCACCAAGGAGTACCAGGTGAGCATTGAGGGGGACGGCAACAGGGGCACGCTGCTCGTCTCCGCCAAGATCTTCGAGCTCACGCCGGAGCTCGTCATGGTCAAGGTGTGCAAGAAAGCCGGCGACACCGCCAGGTACCGGCAGTTCTGCAACAATGAGCTCAAGCCCGGCCTGCGTGGCCTCGTGGACGGGTtgccggaggagggaggcgagcCCATCGCCTCCAACTGA